taaacattaaacccccactatatcccctccccctaccaaactctcaacccaccctgatccccccacgaacacccctgtggtcaatagaatatagacacacacacagaaaactaaaacaacaacataaaataacatttaataatcaagtataataataataaaaaagtaaaataaaaaaaaaataaaaaaaactctaaattactccctccaccaccccacctcgagattccctcaaaaatgctaaataattgccccatttcttattgaaaGTTTCCCTAACCCCATCCTAATgcttgacccctcctcgaaggcagccaccctccccatctccacgcaccactccgggaatgagggtgctccatccgacttccaactcctcaaaataacctgcctaccaatcatcacaccggtcaaaacccagtccttcatgtacttatctaccaaatccatgacctccctatctcccaaaatacagagtctggggcagaacgagacctgagtgcccaacacatcacacacaacactttgcaccttcagccaaaattcttggatcttaaggcacccccaaaaaacatggatggtgtctccatcttcagtatggcatcgccagcagatgggtgtgtccttaagaccaagcctatacaatctagagggggtccaataaaatctatgtaaaatcttaaattgcataaggcgaacccttgcatctctagatgcagactttatgttttttagaatccttgcccacactccctcctccaataccaagtttaaatctttctcctataatcttttaagagaatttaaatctccgtcccccagactctgaattaacaaggagtaatacactgatacctcatgacccttcccaaaagcagcaatcaccactttcagagtatctgccgctctaaaggggtgtatgctactcccaaaaacagagcagagcaggtggcgcagctgtaaatacttataaaattgagatctgggaatcccaaaatgttgaatcaaactttcaaaagatctcaatactccaccctcattcaggtcaccaagtgtattaacccccctcacaatccaatctgaccaacagaaagggtacttattaatacatagtttagggttcagccatatgcttgaagctacgtttaaataaatatcagaattaaactctctggacacttttgtccatatcgagtgcaaatgcaaaataacggggtgcgacttaacctctccagctagtttaatcgaaaggctttgcagtggcgagataggggcaagaacttcattttcaatacaaaaccagggaggagctctctcaggtggaagcaaccaatgaaccaaatgtctaagactgaatgcataataataaaataaaatcttgggtaggcctaacccacctttgtcaatcggcctatgtaacttactgaaatttaacctgggacatttaccattccaaatgaaggacttcactatgctatcaaattgcttgaaataagagagagggacatctacagggagagattgtagcaggtagttacattttggaatgcaattcattttaataacattaaccttcccaatcatcgacaggtgtaatgaagcccatctgtccacatcattcgaaaacctttttattaagggatcaaaattaactctgactaaatcagacaaatttgctgggaataaaattcccaaatacttaattccctgtttgggccactggaaggcacccggctggaaggccgttactggacagtacgctgtcaaagccaaagcttcggatttagaccaattgaatttgtatcctgagaatttggaaaaggagttaataattctgtggaggcaaggcatggatctagtggggtcggagacgaataataaaatataatctgcataaagcagaagcttatgcgctacaccacccctggaaaatcatcctcctttcttatcgtggctgctaatggttccagggcaagacagaacaataatggggaaagatggCAACACTgccggatgcccctatccagagtaaaataatctgaaattaacccatttgtttggtgtctataaagtaacttaatccaaccaataaatgtatttccgaacccatacctttccaaaatcttaaaaagataatcccattctaccatatcaaatgccttttcggcgtcaacagagatggcagcaaccggagattgatcattcactattgaccacatgatattgatgagacgcctgatgttatcagaagaactacggcctagaataaaccccacctgatctatatgtataagtgatgtcataactttacttaatcgattggccagaattttggacaaaatttttacatctaactagatcagggaaattgggcggtaacttttatactcgcttggatctttgtccttttttagaattagactgatctgggcttgtgtcatggttggcggaagctttccattctttaatgaatcagtataaacttctaacaaaagtggagccagttctgtagcataagatttgaaaaactcagcggcaaagccgtcaggccccggagccttgcctgtaggcaaggctttaattacctcaacaagctcctccaagtttatcaattcaaatcaaatcaaatcacttttattgtcacacagccatatacacaagtgcaatggtgtgtgaaattcttgggtgcagttccaatcaacatagcagtcgtgtcagtgatgagacatataccaatttacaattaacacagcacaatttaaagtctaatgtacacataattacacacaaaacaatatacaaataataacatacactgtacagtatacaatacacacaatatagatacacattattcaataaaaaaagtatatatagtatatatagaatgtacagtaggttgtattgtactgtattgacattcaggcagtcggttgatagtaagttgttaagagagaatataatataataatattataatttatgacagtccggtgtgagatataagagtaataaagtgcagtgctgatgtattttgatcgtgggagatcaagagttcaaaagtctgattgcttgggggaagaagctatcatggagtcggctggtgcgggtcctgatgctgcgatactgcctgcctgatggtagcagtgagaacagcccatggctcgggtggctggagtctctgatgatcttccGTGCTTTATTCACACatcctggtatatatgtcctggagggagggaagctcacctccgatgatgtgtctggcagttcacaccaccctttgcagtgctttgcggttgtgggctgtgctattgctgtaccaggcggagatgcagccagtcaggatgctctctacagtgcaggtgtagaaccgtgtgaggatgtggcggttcattccaaacttcctcagccgtctcaggaagaagaggcgctgatgagccttcttcacaacgacttcagtgtggatggaccatgtgagttcctcagtgatgtggacacccaggaacttgaagctgctgactctctcctctggtgctccattgatggtgatgggactgtgttctctgtcttttcttctgaagtccaccacaagctcctttgtcttactgacattgagggagaggttgtgctcctgacaccagtgtgtcagagtgtgcacctcctctctgtaggctgtttcatcattgtcagtgatcagacctaccactgtcgtgtcatcagcaaacttaatgatggcattggagctatgtgttgccacacagtcatgtgtgtacaaggaatacaagagtgggctgagaacacagccctgtggggctccagtgttgagggtcagtgataaggagatgttgctgcctattctaaccacctggcgtctgcttgacaggaagtccaggatccagctgcacagcgagctgtttaaggccagagcccggagtttctcatctagcttggagggcactatggtgttgaatgctgagctgtagtctacaaacagcattctcacataagtgttctttttttccaggtgggagagagcagtgtgtattgtagatgcaatggcatcatcagtggagcggttgttgcggtaagcaaactgcaatgggtcaagagagagaggcagcacagagcagatgtaatctctgattagtatcTCAAAGCATATGCTgaagatgggggtcagagcaacaggacgccagtcatttaatcaagttatttttgattgctttggaacaggcacaatggtggctgttttaaagcatgtggggactacagacaaagagagggaaaggttgaaaatgtccataaaaacaccagccagctggttcatgcACGATcagatgacacggcccggaatgccgtctgggcccgcggctttgcagatattcacccatcggaaggatcgggtaaCATCCGCtatagagacggagagtgaactaacctctgtagcttcagctgcgagaactctctccgcgagggcggtgttatttccctcaaaatgagcataaatattatttagctcatccgggagagaggcagcggtgttcatggcagagtttttattccctgtaaagtccgtgatgatgttaattccctgccacatgcttctagagttggtggtgttaaactgtccttcaatcttgttcctgtactagcattttgctgttctgatagctTTTCggtgggcataactggcttgtttatgctcctccgcattcccggaattaaaagcggaggtccgcacattaagtgccgcacaaacatcactatttatccatggcttctggttcggatagatccgtgttgttctggtcggaacgacgtcctccacgcactttctgatgaaacacattacgctatcagcataaagcttgatgtcgtcatcagaggcggaccggaacatctcccagtccgtgtgatcaaaacagtcttgtaacgtagagtctgattggtctgaccagcactggatcgttctgagggtgggtgcttcctgtttcagtttctgcctgtaagtgggcagaagcagaatggaagagtggtccgatttgccaaatggtgggtgggggaaggatttgtagccatcccggaagggagagtagcaatggtccaaaacctggtccccttgtgtgttgaaactaatgtgctggtggtattttggtgcgactgatttgaaactggctttattaaagtccccggtcacaatgaacgcggcctcagggtgcgcggtttcctgctcacttatactcccatacagttccttgagtgcctggtctgtgttggcttgtggcaggatgtacacagcagtgataatgaccactgtgaattctctcggtagccagaatggttgacacagaagcatgagaaattccagatcaggagagcagagaCTTGAtaaaatgtacgttcctctgatcacaccaggatttgttgatcagtttatctcagaatcaagagaatttttttgctcagtcgtcagtttagggagatctaatggttccacaaagttcctaatatcttcatcagtggatgaagacgtggaatcatagagatcaagatagaactctttaaaagcattattaatatcaatagccgaggtaaatatttaaccacaagcagatttcactgagggaatgatagaaaaagactctctctgctttatatatctagccaaaagttttcctgctttatcacccaactcaaagtatgactgtcttgccctgaaaaaccaaaactccactttccgtgacaaaatagtattatacctatatttcaatcgggtcaattctctgaggccatcagatgacatacagcgcttcagctctgcctcagcacttttaatatttccttccaattccacgagttctcgtgccttgtaaattttgatgaatgaggcatactgtatgatccgacccctaagaaccaccttaagtgcctcccaagccacgcccacagaggatactgaggaccagttggtctccatataaacactgatttcagtctttaacatttgttggaaatcaggattttgcaaaagggacacattaaggcaccaacaatatgatttatttttctctttatgtggcatcacctctaaactcaccagggcatgatctgagactaagatatttccaattgagcaatcaacaacagatgaaattagggatttggatataaaaaaaaaaaaaatctattctagaaaaaatcttatggactgatgaaaaaaatatatagtcccttcctgatgggttcaaaagtctccaaatatctgtaagaccaagatttgtacacatcctgtgaagcgtcactgttgctctagggggcttgcacacttttgcttcactatgatcaaggactgaatccatcaaaagattaaagtctcctcccaatattatatcatgaggggtgccagcggctcgcaacatcccttcaaggtctataaaaaagccctgatcatcagcgttaggtgcgtaaatattagccaaaatcaacatttcccttgaatttcaactaacacaataattactcttcctaatttatctttaatctgtttgagacatttgaattgtagatgtttatttaccaatataatgactcccttgctcttacttgagccagtactaaagaaaacatgtccaccccatatcttcccaaatttttcagcttcctgtggggagagatgtatttcttgaagaaacactaaatcatatttcttacgtttaagaaaagaaataaccttccttctttttatggggtgccccaacccatttacataacagaaaatactttgtaaaataaactcagtcaataggaagaatgaacacaaagaatatgtagattcatttacagaactgtctcaaaggtgtgatcttccacaaaacatatttcagctgatataaaaccattcagattcctcggacagacagacgaatGATCCGTGATGTTAttagttcagcggatgacgtaatcatgcCAAAGTCTTGtacaaaaaaactcaacaaaacaaactgcagccagcaggaggaataagtatgaagaacgaacagattaatccacagctgttccaaaagagtgttattcaatagaacaagctccaaaaccaatacaaaaagaaacaaaaccggcatcccggttccccggatgatcgagtcaattcactcggaggctgcataaaagtatataccatgacttacataatccgtcgacTTCATAAaatacatcctttgtgtgagcagcatgtagatattttgcagtcatccgtagtgtctactctcaatctgtccgggaacttcaatgcaaaagtttaaggaaaagtgttattcacaaaacaagctccagcctcttggcggagccaacgcaaaaaacccaaaatgtctcccagcttcctcaagagttaggtacagcgagtcaggcccactcacatgagaaacatccaatggtttactcagtcattgattctataaaagacattgccagatttggacatgtaaatactttgcgaccgaccttcgtttctattctcagtttggcaggaaacattagagcaaacgagatctttttctgatgtaagagtttcttacattccttgaaccgatcgcgtttctctcttgtcgaactcgcaaagtccgggaacaagaaaatattatggttcttccaaaaaagcttccctttgctcctcgcctggcacaacacaagatctttatcggatgatctcagaaatctggccagaatcgatcaggggctatctccctcagcagatctctgagccggcactctgtgagctcgctcgatttccagcttgtggcctgtcatgtcgagcagactcgggaaaaactcgtctaggaatttcaccatatctcttccctcctcatgctcaggaatttcaacaattcgaacattattcctgcggcttctattttcaagatcttcaagcttttcaaggagatgttccaaatcaactttgatcgcaggcggattagcggttaattccctctccgaagattccaaaaaatcgattcgtttttcaacatcagtcattcttgtacctaactcggtgaattttatttccatcgccgtgatcgatcgatgtattacagcgagatcctccaagtcagcaagaatcttcgtcaacatcactgacatgttggacaactgacgctggattccttctcccgccacggcatccaaatcgagtccctggtctgtaggcctgtcggggctttcatcctgaacacgtaagtgtcttttaatgtctacagagcccgaggatttggacttctttgccatgttttgcaacaaagggcaaatgtgtaactgggtgtatcaaatttcaccagattataatatgaaaataatcgaatATTCAGctaagtgcgcagagctcgttgctcacacatctgctccttgcatggcgtcacgtgacctcggcctggggcttgtcttggtgtatgttgaaatcaccaagaaccacaagtggcttaccatcctccgggaaggaggagAGCAGGACATCCAATTCCTCGAGAATAGTTTGCCAGCTGACCCGGAGGGagataaatgacaacaacatgtattttttgtgggttgcattgtagtaatagcatggaattcaaaagtagtattgttacacagagaagagtgtggtgaacaagtccagttgttatgagtGAGCAAAccgtgtgtcgaggggtgtgagagaagttgttggagagagtagcaggtgttgctgtatcctttggatgtatccatgtttctgtcagtgccaggatgctgagggtggactgtgtggcaaaggctggaatgaagtcagctttgttcacagctaactggcagttccagagtcccactgagaaagagagcggagcaggtaaTGATgtgccgtaggttgtgtgggttgcgttttgtCTTCAATCTATATTGTgaaaacggtctgtaacagataacagggatgtgcttgaaggcatatgttatttGTGAatta
This Myxocyprinus asiaticus isolate MX2 ecotype Aquarium Trade chromosome 20, UBuf_Myxa_2, whole genome shotgun sequence DNA region includes the following protein-coding sequences:
- the LOC127411120 gene encoding uncharacterized protein LOC127411120, which produces MPKSQQEGVCIHITQQIQMDTVGDRMFWIQNYGIPLLYSLYTHDCVATHSSNAIIKFADDTTVVGLITDNDETAYREEVHTLTHWCQEHNLSLNVSKTKELVVDFRRKDREHSPITINGAPEERVSSFKFLGVHITEELTWSIHTEVVVKKAHQRLFFLRRLRKFGMNRHILTRFYTCTVESILTGCISAWYSNSTAHNRKALQRVV